The Streptomyces sp. NBC_00691 genome has a segment encoding these proteins:
- the bfr gene encoding bacterioferritin, whose amino-acid sequence MQGDPEVLEFLNEQLTGELTAINQYWLHYRIQDNKGWTKLAKYTREESIDEMKHADKLTERILMLDGLPNYQRLFHVRVGQTLTEMFQADRQVEVEAIDRLRRGIEVMRAKGDITSANLFEEILADEEHHIDYLDTQLELIESLGEALYISTLIEQPS is encoded by the coding sequence ATGCAGGGCGACCCCGAGGTCCTCGAGTTCCTCAACGAGCAGCTGACCGGCGAGCTGACGGCCATCAACCAGTACTGGCTGCACTACCGCATCCAGGACAACAAGGGGTGGACGAAGCTCGCCAAGTACACGCGCGAAGAGTCCATCGATGAGATGAAGCACGCGGACAAGCTGACCGAGCGCATCCTGATGCTCGACGGCCTGCCCAATTACCAGCGCCTCTTCCACGTTCGGGTCGGCCAGACCCTCACCGAGATGTTCCAGGCGGACCGCCAGGTCGAGGTCGAGGCCATCGACCGCCTGAGGCGCGGGATCGAGGTCATGCGGGCCAAGGGGGACATCACGTCCGCCAACCTCTTCGAGGAGATCCTGGCCGACGAGGAGCACCACATCGACTACCTGGACACGCAGCTCGAACTGATCGAGTCCCTGGGTGAGGCCCTCTACATCTCGACGCTCATCGAGCAGCCGAGCTGA
- a CDS encoding class II 3-deoxy-7-phosphoheptulonate synthase produces MTVNADSHAVAKATWRDLPAAQQPEYPDAEALRDVIADLESYPPLVFAGECDQLRARMGAVARGEAFLLQGGDCAEAFDAVSADHIRAKLKTLLQMSAVLTYAASVPVVKVGRIAGQYSKPRSKGTETRDGVTLPTYRGDSVNGFGFDEKSRVPDPERLKRMYNASASTLNLVRAFTTGGYADLRQVHAWNQDFVKSSPSGQRYEQLAREIDNALNFMKACGTDPAEFKAVEFYASHEALLLDYEGALTRTDSRTGKLYDTSGHMVWIGERTRQLDHAHIEFASRIANPIGIKLGPTTSVDDALTYIDRLDPEREAGRLTFIVRMGADKVRDKLPELVEKVTASGAVVAWVTDPMHGNTFEAASGHKTRRFDDVLDEVKGFFEVHKALGTHPGGIHVELTGDDVTECVGGGDEIFVDDLHQRYETACDPRLNRSQSLDLAFLVAEMYRDQ; encoded by the coding sequence GTGACCGTGAACGCTGATTCCCACGCCGTCGCCAAGGCGACCTGGCGAGACCTGCCCGCGGCGCAGCAGCCCGAGTACCCCGATGCCGAGGCTCTGCGCGATGTGATCGCGGACCTCGAGTCGTATCCTCCGCTCGTCTTCGCCGGCGAGTGCGACCAGCTGCGTGCCCGGATGGGAGCCGTCGCCCGTGGCGAGGCGTTCCTGCTCCAGGGCGGCGACTGCGCCGAGGCCTTCGACGCCGTGTCCGCCGACCACATCAGGGCCAAGCTCAAGACGCTGCTCCAGATGAGTGCCGTCCTCACCTACGCGGCCTCCGTGCCCGTCGTGAAGGTCGGCCGTATCGCCGGCCAGTACTCGAAGCCGCGCTCCAAGGGCACCGAGACCCGCGACGGGGTGACCCTGCCGACCTACCGCGGCGACTCCGTCAACGGCTTCGGCTTCGACGAGAAGTCCCGTGTCCCGGACCCCGAGCGCCTCAAGCGGATGTACAACGCCTCCGCCTCGACGCTCAACCTGGTCCGCGCCTTCACCACCGGTGGCTACGCCGACCTGCGCCAGGTGCACGCCTGGAACCAGGACTTCGTGAAGTCGTCCCCCTCGGGCCAGCGCTACGAGCAGCTGGCGCGGGAGATCGACAACGCTCTCAACTTCATGAAGGCCTGCGGCACCGACCCCGCCGAGTTCAAGGCCGTCGAGTTCTACGCCTCCCACGAGGCGCTGCTGCTCGACTACGAGGGCGCTCTGACCCGTACGGACTCGCGCACCGGCAAGCTCTACGACACCTCCGGCCACATGGTCTGGATCGGCGAGCGCACCCGCCAGCTCGACCACGCCCACATCGAGTTCGCCTCGCGGATCGCGAACCCGATCGGCATCAAGCTGGGCCCGACCACCTCGGTGGACGACGCGCTGACGTACATCGACCGTCTCGACCCCGAGCGCGAGGCCGGCCGGCTGACCTTCATCGTCCGCATGGGCGCCGACAAGGTCCGTGACAAGCTCCCCGAGCTGGTCGAGAAGGTCACCGCCTCCGGTGCGGTCGTCGCCTGGGTCACCGACCCGATGCACGGCAACACCTTCGAGGCCGCCTCCGGCCACAAGACCCGCCGCTTCGATGACGTCCTCGACGAGGTCAAGGGCTTCTTCGAGGTCCACAAGGCTCTGGGCACCCACCCGGGCGGCATCCACGTCGAGCTCACCGGTGACGACGTCACCGAGTGCGTGGGCGGCGGCGACGAGATCTTCGTCGACGACCTGCACCAGCGCTACGAGACGGCCTGCGACCCGCGTCTCAACCGCAGCCAGTCCCTGGACCTGGCCTTCCTGGTGGCGGAGATGTACCGCGATCAGTAA
- a CDS encoding sulfite oxidase-like oxidoreductase produces the protein MGRTESGVHREAGQPDRSPDLPPGQRLQRGWPVTHYGPVPKFKPDRWEFRVFGATADGDKRCWNHEEFSALPFSSVVADLHCVTKFSMLGAEWGGVPARTVLELAPPAPQVTHVMVWAEYGYSANMRIADFADDRSIFATHMDGELLTAEHGFPLRLVVPHLYAWKGPKWVRGVEYMAADRRGFWEERGYHNLGDPWTEQRYSYQEEPGDGPEL, from the coding sequence ATGGGTCGGACGGAGAGCGGAGTACACCGGGAAGCGGGGCAGCCCGATCGTTCGCCGGACCTTCCGCCGGGTCAGCGGCTCCAGCGCGGCTGGCCGGTCACCCACTACGGGCCCGTCCCCAAGTTCAAGCCGGACCGCTGGGAGTTCCGCGTCTTCGGCGCGACGGCCGACGGCGACAAGCGGTGCTGGAACCACGAGGAGTTCTCGGCCCTGCCGTTCTCCTCGGTCGTGGCCGATCTGCACTGCGTCACGAAATTCAGCATGCTCGGGGCCGAATGGGGTGGCGTCCCGGCCCGCACGGTCCTGGAGCTCGCCCCGCCCGCGCCGCAGGTCACCCATGTGATGGTCTGGGCCGAGTACGGCTACAGCGCCAACATGCGGATCGCCGACTTCGCCGACGACCGTTCGATCTTCGCCACCCACATGGACGGCGAGCTGCTCACCGCCGAGCACGGATTCCCGCTGCGCCTGGTCGTCCCGCACCTGTACGCCTGGAAGGGCCCGAAGTGGGTCCGCGGCGTGGAGTACATGGCCGCCGACCGGCGGGGCTTCTGGGAGGAGCGCGGGTACCACAACCTCGGCGACCCCTGGACGGAGCAGCGGTACTCGTACCAGGAGGAACCCGGGGACGGCCCGGAGCTGTAG
- a CDS encoding deoxyribonuclease IV has translation MRNPVGGHVPVAGGLAKVGLGYARELGAETVQVFVANPRGWATPPGNPAEDERFRAECAAESISAWVHAPYLINFGSHTEATAEKSVESMRHSLRRGREIGAKGVVVHTGSATGGRPRAEALAQVRELLLPLLDELTHDDDPDLLLESTAGQGFSLCSRAEDFGPYFDALDRHPKLGICLDTCHIFAAGHDLTGPDGAARTLDQLVATVGEGRLKLIHANDSQDVVGARKDRHANIGVGHIGEDAFRSLLRHPATEGVPLIIETPGGTAGHLADVELLKKLRP, from the coding sequence ATGCGCAACCCCGTCGGCGGCCATGTCCCGGTGGCCGGTGGCCTCGCCAAGGTCGGCCTCGGCTACGCCCGTGAGCTCGGTGCCGAGACCGTCCAGGTCTTCGTCGCCAACCCGCGCGGCTGGGCCACCCCGCCCGGCAACCCCGCCGAGGACGAGCGGTTCCGCGCCGAGTGCGCCGCCGAGTCGATCTCCGCCTGGGTCCACGCCCCGTACCTGATCAATTTCGGTTCCCACACCGAGGCCACCGCGGAGAAGTCGGTGGAGTCGATGCGGCACTCGCTGCGGCGGGGCCGGGAGATCGGCGCCAAGGGCGTGGTGGTGCACACCGGCTCGGCGACCGGCGGCCGCCCGCGCGCGGAGGCGCTCGCCCAGGTCCGGGAACTGCTGCTGCCGCTCCTCGACGAGCTGACGCACGACGACGACCCGGATCTGCTTCTGGAGTCGACGGCCGGCCAGGGCTTCTCGCTCTGCTCGCGCGCGGAGGACTTCGGCCCGTACTTCGACGCGCTGGACCGGCATCCGAAGCTGGGGATCTGCCTCGACACCTGCCACATCTTCGCCGCCGGCCACGACCTGACCGGTCCGGACGGCGCGGCGCGGACGCTCGACCAGCTGGTGGCGACCGTGGGCGAGGGACGGTTGAAGCTGATCCACGCCAACGACTCCCAGGACGTCGTCGGCGCCCGCAAGGACCGGCACGCGAACATCGGCGTGGGCCACATCGGCGAGGACGCGTTCCGCAGCCTCCTCCGTCACCCGGCGACCGAGGGCGTGCCCCTGATCATCGAGACGCCCGGCGGCACGGCGGGGCACCTCGCGGACGTGGAGCTGCTCAAGAAGCTGAGGCCCTGA
- a CDS encoding (2Fe-2S)-binding protein, with product MYVCSCFGVTEKQVRAHADAGACTPRQIASACKAGTDCGSCVRRIQAILGRGNCPRRDLLDQGMPALAAETVTELGEAA from the coding sequence ATGTACGTCTGCTCATGCTTCGGCGTGACGGAGAAGCAGGTCAGGGCGCACGCCGACGCGGGCGCCTGTACGCCCCGCCAGATCGCCTCGGCCTGCAAGGCCGGCACGGACTGCGGTTCCTGCGTCCGCCGCATCCAGGCCATCCTCGGCCGGGGCAACTGCCCGCGGCGCGACCTCCTGGACCAGGGGATGCCCGCGCTGGCGGCGGAGACCGTCACTGAACTCGGGGAAGCCGCTTAA
- a CDS encoding DUF4396 domain-containing protein has translation MQHDAHTQHDHGDHGTHTGHEGHHGHQEQHGGGHHEGHAAHHAPGKASWSMAAKATLHCLTGCAIGEVLGMIIGTALGWGNTQTMILAIILAFFFGYALTLRGILASGVDFKTAFKVALAADTLSIAVMEIIDNGVIALWPGAMDAHLSDPVFWIVLAIALAAAFVVTTPVNKWMIGRGKGHAVVHQYHH, from the coding sequence ATGCAGCACGACGCGCACACCCAGCACGACCACGGCGATCACGGCACCCACACCGGCCACGAGGGACACCACGGGCACCAGGAGCAGCACGGCGGCGGGCACCACGAGGGTCACGCCGCTCACCACGCCCCCGGCAAGGCCTCCTGGTCCATGGCCGCCAAGGCCACGCTGCACTGCCTCACCGGCTGCGCCATCGGCGAGGTCCTCGGCATGATCATCGGCACCGCGCTCGGCTGGGGCAACACGCAGACGATGATCCTCGCGATCATCCTGGCCTTCTTCTTCGGCTATGCGCTGACCCTGCGCGGAATCCTGGCTTCCGGAGTCGATTTCAAGACAGCTTTCAAGGTCGCGCTGGCCGCCGACACCCTGTCCATCGCGGTCATGGAGATCATCGACAACGGCGTCATCGCCCTCTGGCCCGGAGCCATGGACGCCCATCTGTCCGACCCGGTCTTCTGGATCGTGCTCGCCATCGCGCTCGCCGCCGCCTTCGTGGTCACCACACCGGTCAACAAGTGGATGATCGGCCGCGGCAAGGGGCACGCGGTGGTCCACCAGTACCACCACTGA